One genomic segment of Vulcanisaeta thermophila includes these proteins:
- a CDS encoding TrpB-like pyridoxal phosphate-dependent enzyme, whose product MHTLGGNHLGQVKFRYRIDLPPDEIPDHWYNILADLPEPLPPPHDPDNGKRLELLKQVIPSEPLRLEFSTERYVKIPEEVLERYLQVGRPTPLIRARRFEEYLNAPVRIYLKMEGYTYTGSHKVNSALAWVYYALKDGARFVTTETGAGQWGSAVALAASLFNVKAHIFMVRASYYAKPLRRYLMQMYGAEVHPSPSDLTEFGRKILSENPNHPGSLGIAITESAEYALKHGGKYVVGSVINADIMFKTIAGLEAKKQLELIGEDPDVMIGVVGGGSNWGGAFFPFIGEELRSGRVRRRYIAVGALEVPKVTKGVYKYDDPDTGRVLPQLKMYTIGADFVPPPIYAGGLRYHAVAPTLSYLMYKGYVEGRDYDQETVFRMAQIFAQVEGYVPAPETAHVLPVIKEIADEARRTGEKKVILVSFSGHGLLDLGNFADVLGFSKA is encoded by the coding sequence TTGCACACCCTCGGTGGTAACCATCTGGGTCAGGTCAAGTTCAGGTATAGGATAGACCTACCTCCCGATGAAATCCCAGACCACTGGTATAACATACTCGCAGACCTACCAGAACCACTACCACCACCCCATGACCCGGATAATGGTAAGAGGCTGGAGTTGCTTAAGCAGGTAATACCCTCGGAGCCCCTAAGGCTTGAGTTCTCCACGGAGAGGTACGTGAAAATACCCGAGGAGGTTCTGGAGAGGTATCTGCAGGTTGGTAGGCCGACCCCATTAATAAGGGCTAGGAGGTTCGAGGAGTACCTAAACGCGCCAGTGAGGATTTACCTGAAGATGGAGGGCTACACATACACGGGTAGTCACAAGGTGAACTCGGCCCTGGCCTGGGTTTACTACGCGCTTAAGGATGGGGCTAGGTTCGTGACCACGGAGACGGGGGCTGGCCAGTGGGGCTCTGCGGTTGCCCTAGCCGCCTCGCTATTCAACGTTAAGGCTCACATATTCATGGTCAGGGCTAGTTACTACGCGAAGCCCCTGAGGAGGTACCTAATGCAGATGTACGGTGCCGAGGTCCACCCAAGCCCAAGTGACTTGACCGAGTTCGGTAGGAAAATCCTCAGTGAGAACCCCAACCACCCGGGGAGTCTTGGTATTGCCATCACGGAGTCCGCGGAGTACGCGTTAAAGCATGGTGGTAAGTACGTGGTGGGTAGCGTGATCAATGCCGACATAATGTTCAAGACCATAGCGGGGCTGGAGGCTAAGAAGCAGTTGGAGTTGATTGGTGAGGACCCAGACGTTATGATTGGGGTGGTTGGCGGGGGCTCCAATTGGGGCGGTGCATTCTTCCCATTCATTGGTGAGGAATTAAGGAGTGGCAGGGTTAGGCGTAGGTACATAGCCGTGGGCGCCCTTGAGGTCCCGAAGGTGACAAAGGGCGTTTATAAGTACGATGACCCAGACACGGGTAGGGTACTACCACAGCTTAAGATGTACACCATAGGCGCGGACTTCGTGCCACCACCAATATACGCAGGGGGTTTGAGGTACCACGCGGTGGCGCCCACCCTATCATACCTAATGTACAAGGGTTATGTGGAGGGTAGGGATTATGACCAGGAAACCGTGTTCAGAATGGCACAGATATTCGCGCAGGTTGAGGGTTACGTACCCGCGCCAGAAACGGCGCACGTGCTCCCAGTCATTAAGGAGATAGCCGATGAGGCAAGGAGAACTGGTGAAAAGAAGGTAATACTAGTGAGCTTTAGTGGGCATGGCCTATTGGACCTTGGAAATTTCGCAGATGTACTGGGGTTCTCAAAGGCGTAA
- a CDS encoding nitrate reductase subunit alpha, giving the protein MPKANFLREIFRHFLPRERFNNGWSEVDNADRAWEELYRDRWQYDKVVRSTHGVNCTGSCSWRIYVKDGIVVWEHQAVDYPTNGPSMPEYEPRGCPRGASFSWYIYSPLRVKYPYVRGELMRLWREALARTGDPVRAWEYIVTNPELSARYKSARGKGGFVRASWDEVLELISAALIYTIMRYGPDRIFGFTPIPAMSMVSFSSGARFLELIGGVMLSFYDWYADLPIASPQVWGEQTDVHESADWYNSMYIIVWGTNVAMTRTPDAHFLAEARYKGTKVVVVTSDYTDVTKFADLWISPKPGTDAALAMAMVHVILREFYVDRQVDYFIDYVKRYTDLPFLVILEREGSEYVPRRLLRASDLGINTPNAEWKTVVLDSITKGPVIPNGSIGFRWSDEGKWNLKLEDSLTGNRIDPLLTLLGVHDDVVLVKTFVFDEKGPIPIVRGVPIRRVMVNGKELLVTTVYDLLLAHVGIDRGLPGDYPKSYDDNKPFTPAWQEGITGVDRRVVIRVAREFARNAELTRGKSMVIIGSGVNHWYNSDLIYRAIITMLMLLGTIGVNGGGWAHYVGQEKVRPLDSWSQIAFAQDWYRPPRLQNTTSWVYVHSDQFRYEDLNMKNVGVNPQYEHPVDYNVIAVRRGWLPFYPQFNVNPIRLYEDAVRSGATSDDDVVNYVRKSLREGRIKFSIEDPDNPENFPRILFMWRANFLASSGKGHEYILKHLLGADNSVMAKEGLIKPREVVWREQAPIGKLDLVVTLDFRMSTSALYSDIVLPAATWYEKNDLSTTDLHPFIHPFNQAVPPPWEAKSDWDIFVNLARVFSGMACKYLGRVRDVVVTPQLHDTPGELSGGNSEPNITIIERDYCDVYHRMITLGPLISKSMGVKGIAWSAEREYEGVGKLNGFDEHGHPLIASDKQVAEAILHLSSVTNGEVSYKAYKSLEERTGLRLTHIAEDQREVIIHFDDLAYQPRRVLRSPIWSGKESEGRPYTPFALNVEDLVPWRTLTGRQHVYLDHEWIMEFGEQLPTYKPPVVQSPFNPGEGAPINGKVLVVRYLTPHGKWQIHSTYMDNQIMLTLFRGGPVIWLNHEDAREVGIKDNDWVEVINRNGVVVARAVVTVRIPRGVAIMYHAQERTVNVGRSSITGRPGGVHNSVTRVRVKPTHMIGGYAQLSWSVNYYGPVGTQRDEVVLIRRLGVRA; this is encoded by the coding sequence ATGCCTAAGGCCAACTTCCTAAGGGAGATCTTTAGGCACTTCCTGCCCAGGGAGAGGTTTAATAATGGGTGGAGCGAGGTTGATAATGCTGATAGGGCCTGGGAGGAGCTTTACAGGGATAGGTGGCAGTACGATAAAGTTGTTAGGTCGACCCACGGCGTTAACTGCACGGGTTCCTGCAGTTGGAGGATTTACGTTAAGGATGGCATAGTGGTTTGGGAGCACCAGGCCGTGGACTACCCAACCAACGGCCCATCAATGCCTGAATACGAGCCCAGGGGGTGCCCAAGGGGCGCCTCATTCTCCTGGTACATATACAGCCCATTGAGGGTGAAGTACCCATACGTTAGGGGCGAGCTAATGAGGCTGTGGCGCGAAGCCCTGGCCAGGACCGGCGACCCCGTGAGGGCTTGGGAATACATAGTAACGAACCCCGAGTTAAGCGCCCGCTATAAATCCGCAAGGGGTAAGGGCGGCTTCGTTAGGGCATCCTGGGATGAGGTGCTGGAGCTCATCTCCGCAGCATTGATATACACTATAATGAGGTATGGTCCAGACAGGATATTCGGGTTCACCCCAATACCCGCCATGTCCATGGTCAGCTTCTCCTCAGGTGCGAGGTTCCTGGAGTTAATAGGCGGTGTCATGCTAAGCTTCTATGATTGGTACGCGGACCTACCCATAGCATCACCGCAGGTCTGGGGTGAGCAGACAGATGTTCACGAGAGCGCTGATTGGTATAACTCAATGTACATAATAGTATGGGGTACCAACGTCGCCATGACAAGAACACCAGACGCGCACTTCCTGGCCGAGGCTAGGTATAAGGGTACTAAGGTTGTCGTGGTGACCAGCGACTATACCGACGTGACGAAATTCGCGGACCTATGGATATCACCCAAACCTGGCACTGACGCTGCCCTGGCCATGGCCATGGTGCACGTCATACTACGCGAATTCTATGTGGATAGGCAGGTGGATTACTTCATTGATTACGTTAAGAGGTACACGGACCTACCATTCCTGGTCATCCTAGAGAGGGAGGGTAGTGAGTACGTACCCAGGAGGCTCCTTAGGGCCTCGGACCTCGGAATTAACACACCCAATGCTGAGTGGAAGACCGTGGTCCTCGACTCAATAACCAAGGGGCCCGTGATACCCAATGGGAGTATTGGCTTCAGGTGGAGTGATGAGGGTAAGTGGAACCTTAAGCTTGAGGACTCACTGACGGGTAACCGTATAGACCCATTACTAACATTACTGGGTGTTCATGATGATGTTGTGCTGGTTAAGACATTCGTATTTGATGAAAAGGGTCCAATACCAATTGTTAGGGGAGTACCCATTAGGAGGGTGATGGTTAATGGCAAGGAGTTACTGGTGACCACAGTCTACGACTTATTACTGGCCCACGTGGGCATTGACAGGGGCTTACCTGGGGATTACCCCAAGTCCTACGATGATAATAAACCATTCACACCAGCGTGGCAGGAGGGGATAACGGGGGTTGATAGGAGGGTCGTAATTAGGGTTGCCAGGGAATTCGCAAGAAATGCGGAGTTGACCAGGGGTAAGTCCATGGTGATAATAGGCTCGGGGGTTAACCACTGGTATAATTCAGACCTTATCTACAGGGCCATCATAACAATGCTGATGCTGCTGGGCACCATAGGCGTCAATGGCGGTGGTTGGGCACACTACGTGGGTCAGGAAAAGGTTAGGCCCCTGGATTCCTGGTCACAAATAGCCTTTGCACAGGATTGGTATAGACCACCGAGGCTCCAGAACACGACTTCCTGGGTTTACGTACATAGCGATCAATTTAGGTATGAGGATCTCAACATGAAGAACGTGGGCGTCAACCCCCAGTACGAACACCCCGTTGATTACAACGTGATCGCAGTTAGGAGGGGTTGGTTACCATTCTACCCGCAGTTCAACGTGAACCCAATAAGGCTTTATGAGGATGCTGTTAGGTCGGGCGCCACGTCTGATGATGACGTGGTGAATTACGTCAGGAAATCCCTGAGGGAGGGCAGGATTAAATTCTCAATAGAGGACCCGGACAATCCAGAGAACTTCCCAAGGATATTATTCATGTGGAGGGCTAACTTCCTGGCATCGTCAGGTAAGGGCCATGAGTACATACTAAAGCACCTATTAGGTGCGGATAACTCCGTAATGGCCAAGGAGGGATTGATAAAGCCAAGGGAGGTGGTGTGGCGTGAGCAGGCGCCCATTGGTAAGCTGGATCTTGTGGTAACCCTGGACTTTAGAATGAGTACCTCAGCCCTGTACTCAGACATTGTCCTACCCGCGGCCACGTGGTATGAGAAGAATGACCTAAGCACCACCGACCTACACCCATTCATACACCCATTCAACCAGGCCGTACCACCACCCTGGGAGGCAAAGTCCGATTGGGATATATTCGTTAACCTGGCCAGGGTCTTCTCGGGAATGGCATGTAAGTACCTGGGTAGGGTTAGGGACGTGGTCGTAACCCCACAACTACACGACACGCCCGGTGAATTGAGCGGTGGTAATTCCGAGCCCAACATAACCATCATAGAGAGGGACTACTGCGATGTCTACCATAGGATGATCACCCTGGGACCCTTGATATCAAAGTCCATGGGCGTCAAGGGTATTGCATGGAGTGCGGAGAGGGAGTATGAGGGTGTTGGTAAGCTTAACGGTTTTGATGAGCATGGCCACCCATTAATTGCTAGTGATAAGCAGGTGGCCGAGGCCATACTTCACCTATCCAGCGTAACCAATGGTGAGGTATCCTACAAAGCGTATAAGTCGCTTGAGGAGAGGACTGGGTTAAGGCTTACGCATATTGCTGAGGATCAGAGGGAGGTGATTATTCACTTTGATGACTTAGCGTACCAACCCAGGAGGGTTCTTAGGAGCCCCATTTGGAGTGGTAAGGAGTCTGAGGGGAGGCCATACACACCCTTTGCATTGAATGTTGAGGATCTAGTGCCCTGGAGAACATTAACGGGTAGGCAACATGTTTACCTGGATCACGAGTGGATAATGGAGTTTGGCGAGCAGTTACCCACGTACAAACCGCCCGTTGTTCAATCACCATTTAATCCGGGAGAGGGAGCCCCCATTAATGGTAAGGTTCTGGTGGTCAGGTACTTAACACCCCATGGTAAGTGGCAAATACACTCCACTTACATGGATAATCAGATAATGCTAACCCTGTTCAGGGGAGGACCCGTCATTTGGCTAAACCACGAGGATGCCAGGGAAGTGGGCATTAAGGATAATGACTGGGTTGAGGTGATCAATAGGAATGGGGTCGTGGTCGCCAGGGCAGTCGTGACCGTGAGGATACCCAGGGGTGTGGCCATTATGTACCATGCACAGGAGAGGACTGTTAATGTGGGTAGGTCGTCAATAACGGGAAGACCAGGTGGTGTGCATAACAGTGTCACTAGGGTTAGGGTTAAGCCAACCCACATGATTGGTGGTTATGCGCAGCTGAGCTGGTCAGTCAATTACTACGGGCCAGTGGGGACCCAGAGGGATGAGGTGGTACTAATAAGGAGGCTTGGGGTGAGGGCATGA
- a CDS encoding prenyltransferase, translating to MGVREWFIATNPRTLMATAISATIGALTAYYLLGVFDIVRYVLTVVGVVLAQAGVNLINDYYDFKSGADVMYVKLNIRHKLNPIIELGLSERSIETGGYLLILVAALIGLYLGFITNLVVVLILIITGAFLGISYSVPPLRLRYRGFGEVFAALALGPLTGLGAFAVQTGYLSPAPFINTLPNACFTFLALLSAGMLHRETDAMVGKRTAAVVLGPRGSGVLTGVLLGILYSSLVVSAILNYLLTLALAALVTAPLAIYYALPMFRGVLSGWWLPVLDNGRL from the coding sequence ATGGGGGTTAGGGAGTGGTTCATAGCCACCAACCCAAGGACCCTAATGGCCACCGCCATATCGGCAACCATAGGTGCACTAACGGCTTATTACCTACTGGGTGTGTTTGATATTGTTAGGTATGTGCTTACGGTCGTGGGTGTGGTGTTAGCTCAGGCTGGTGTGAATTTAATAAATGATTACTATGATTTTAAGTCGGGGGCTGATGTTATGTATGTTAAGTTAAATATTAGGCATAAGTTGAACCCAATAATAGAGTTGGGGCTTAGTGAGAGGTCTATAGAGACTGGTGGCTACTTATTAATCCTTGTGGCTGCCCTCATAGGTCTGTACCTGGGTTTCATAACCAACCTGGTTGTGGTCCTCATCCTAATAATCACGGGTGCCTTCCTGGGGATCAGCTACTCGGTGCCCCCATTGAGGCTTAGGTACAGGGGTTTTGGGGAGGTATTCGCTGCGCTGGCCCTTGGCCCACTCACTGGGCTTGGTGCATTTGCGGTCCAAACTGGTTATTTATCACCTGCACCCTTCATCAACACACTACCCAATGCCTGCTTCACATTCCTAGCCCTATTATCGGCTGGTATGCTTCATAGGGAGACGGATGCCATGGTGGGTAAGAGGACCGCAGCCGTGGTACTGGGTCCAAGGGGTAGTGGGGTGCTCACGGGCGTCCTGCTGGGCATATTGTATTCCTCGTTGGTGGTCTCGGCAATCCTCAACTACCTACTCACACTAGCCCTGGCGGCGCTGGTCACGGCGCCCCTGGCCATTTACTACGCATTGCCCATGTTCAGGGGAGTACTGAGTGGTTGGTGGTTACCTGTCCTGGATAATGGACGCT
- a CDS encoding MFS transporter: protein MVNGASNDAKEYLKRYGVKGSPSLGLTAGTIAFFAGFAAVALFGVTVHSLAKILHLSIVEVGWLVAAPLITGALLRIPFSVLVDRYGGRPVILTQLIIALMGMAGLIVTIHYILIGAVTGTMGFILLMITGAVAGTGISTFASGITYVSYWYPQKRQGFALGAFAGIGNAAPGIFTVILPYALATLGLVGSYIAWAVFLAVMTAIFAVIGFDAYFIQLVKKGVDRQTALNVSRDLGEELFPSGSASASLSRASRIWRTWLLVIMYFISFGGFEALTEWLPTYWQNYLSVSVALAGVLTGVAFSLITALIRVPGGWLSDLFTGERVAVVSYSIMVIGSVIMMLSHSLPLSITGIIIMAVGMGIANAAVYKMVPKYVPEAVGGASGLVGGLGSAGGLLIPPTMAYFVALMGRAGYPFGFVIYLVLGLVSVVLSVILMRTSR from the coding sequence ATGGTGAATGGGGCTTCAAATGATGCTAAGGAGTATTTAAAGAGGTATGGGGTTAAGGGTAGTCCGTCGTTGGGCTTAACCGCGGGTACCATTGCATTCTTCGCGGGTTTTGCTGCCGTTGCTTTGTTCGGCGTGACCGTGCATTCCCTCGCGAAGATACTGCACCTGAGCATTGTTGAGGTTGGGTGGTTAGTGGCTGCGCCTTTAATAACTGGTGCGTTGCTTAGGATACCATTCTCAGTGCTTGTGGATAGGTATGGTGGTAGGCCCGTTATTTTAACGCAGTTGATAATAGCCCTGATGGGTATGGCGGGGTTAATAGTAACCATACACTACATACTAATCGGAGCGGTAACAGGTACCATGGGCTTCATACTACTAATGATAACAGGCGCTGTGGCGGGTACTGGAATTTCCACCTTTGCCTCGGGCATAACCTACGTATCCTACTGGTATCCGCAGAAGAGGCAGGGGTTTGCCTTGGGTGCCTTTGCGGGTATTGGTAATGCGGCCCCTGGTATATTCACCGTAATACTACCCTACGCATTGGCAACCCTCGGACTTGTGGGCTCCTACATAGCCTGGGCCGTGTTTCTAGCGGTAATGACCGCCATTTTTGCGGTGATAGGTTTTGATGCTTACTTCATTCAATTAGTGAAGAAGGGGGTGGATAGGCAAACGGCACTTAATGTTAGTAGGGATTTGGGCGAGGAATTATTCCCCTCAGGCTCGGCTTCAGCCAGTCTCTCCAGGGCCTCCCGCATATGGAGGACCTGGTTGCTTGTGATAATGTACTTCATATCCTTCGGGGGCTTCGAGGCGCTTACTGAGTGGTTACCCACGTACTGGCAAAACTACTTAAGCGTTTCAGTGGCGCTGGCTGGGGTCTTAACGGGTGTTGCCTTCTCATTAATTACAGCATTAATTAGGGTACCCGGTGGGTGGCTCAGTGATTTGTTCACTGGTGAGAGGGTTGCTGTGGTTTCATACTCAATAATGGTCATTGGTAGTGTAATAATGATGCTTAGTCACTCACTGCCCCTGAGCATTACGGGCATTATCATAATGGCGGTGGGTATGGGTATTGCCAACGCCGCGGTTTATAAGATGGTACCCAAGTACGTACCCGAGGCCGTGGGTGGTGCCTCGGGGCTTGTGGGTGGGCTTGGCTCGGCCGGTGGCTTATTGATACCGCCCACCATGGCGTACTTCGTGGCCCTCATGGGGAGGGCCGGTTATCCCTTTGGCTTTGTGATTTACCTAGTACTTGGTTTAGTGTCTGTGGTTCTCTCGGTAATACTCATGAGGACCAGTAGGTGA
- a CDS encoding indolepyruvate ferredoxin oxidoreductase subunit alpha — protein MAQAKSPEELRKYIRVIDDQDICIGCGACVSVCPYQAWELDENGKARLIWDLCYDDFSCIPVCPVNCIWKTPEAPETAKKKDNWYRFSHPLTPEEQKVFEEWASKYGITGKPAKTG, from the coding sequence ATGGCCCAAGCCAAATCCCCTGAGGAATTGAGAAAGTATATAAGGGTTATTGATGACCAGGACATATGCATTGGTTGTGGTGCTTGTGTGAGTGTCTGTCCATACCAGGCTTGGGAGCTTGATGAGAATGGTAAGGCCAGGTTAATATGGGACTTGTGCTATGACGACTTCTCCTGCATCCCAGTCTGCCCAGTGAACTGCATATGGAAGACCCCTGAGGCCCCCGAGACCGCTAAGAAGAAGGATAACTGGTACAGGTTCAGTCACCCACTAACCCCCGAGGAGCAGAAGGTCTTTGAGGAGTGGGCTAGTAAGTACGGAATCACCGGCAAACCCGCCAAGACTGGGTGA
- the narJ gene encoding nitrate reductase molybdenum cofactor assembly chaperone, with product MMSNYLSLLRIIKELLQYPDHDYMERLNEILKNMQNCNECGHVRAFIEGIKGYEIYDLQQLYVKTFDLSPKTNMYITYHIYGNDKWRGRALAMFLSLYHKYGYRVREGELPDNLLTFLDFLTNVGIHEEAEPIIKLTVKAVSKVYYNLHRDNNPYHPLFKALREVLINIEKNIRTNQVQ from the coding sequence ATGATGAGCAACTACCTAAGCCTATTGAGGATAATTAAGGAGTTATTACAATACCCAGACCATGACTACATGGAAAGGCTCAACGAGATACTAAAGAACATGCAGAACTGCAACGAGTGTGGACACGTAAGGGCCTTTATCGAGGGCATTAAGGGTTACGAAATCTATGACCTACAGCAATTATACGTGAAAACCTTTGACTTATCACCAAAGACCAATATGTACATCACATACCACATCTACGGTAATGACAAATGGAGAGGTAGGGCATTGGCCATGTTTCTATCCCTATACCATAAGTATGGATACAGGGTTCGGGAAGGGGAATTACCCGATAACCTACTCACCTTCCTGGATTTCCTCACGAACGTGGGGATTCACGAAGAGGCGGAACCAATAATCAAACTTACCGTTAAAGCAGTTAGTAAGGTATACTATAATTTACACAGGGATAATAATCCATACCACCCATTATTCAAGGCATTAAGGGAGGTTTTAATAAACATTGAGAAGAATATTAGAACCAATCAGGTACAGTGA
- the narH gene encoding nitrate reductase subunit beta: MRILAHVSMVMNLDKCIGCHTCSITCKNTWTNRPGAEYMWWNNVETRPGVGYPKRWEDQDRYRGGWVLDRGKLKLRIGGKVSRLLRIFYNPYLPTIDDYYEPWTYDYEKLITASDDEQPIAKPKSLITGDYMAVQWGPNWDDDLAGSPDLALMDPNLSGIEEEIKIEFERVFMFYLPRICNHCLNPPCVAACPSGAIYKREEDGIVLVDQGRCRGWRFCVSACPYKKVYFNWRTHKAEKCVFCYPRIENGLPTVCAETCVGRIRYIGILLYDADSVLKAASEPDPKKLVDAQLSVIADPWDPEVINNARENGVWDDWIEAAQRSPTYKFVKKWRIAFPLHPEYRTLPMVFYIPPLSPVLRLFNGEDIGELAPEDVFPRIDKLRIPIKYLASMFTAGNEELVRMALKKLMAVRIYMRSLELGSPNEDALKEVGLTSKDALEMHKLLAIAKYEDRFVIPKSHRESMVNPYTEQGMCGYEQFREAVPETRQSVASNGRIKIRIRRDDFK, from the coding sequence ATGAGGATCCTAGCCCACGTATCCATGGTTATGAACCTGGACAAGTGCATTGGATGCCACACGTGCAGTATCACGTGCAAGAACACATGGACCAATAGGCCAGGTGCTGAGTACATGTGGTGGAACAATGTGGAGACAAGGCCAGGTGTTGGTTATCCAAAGCGTTGGGAGGACCAGGATAGGTACAGAGGTGGTTGGGTACTGGACAGGGGTAAATTGAAACTTAGGATTGGCGGTAAGGTATCAAGGCTCCTGAGGATATTCTACAACCCATACCTGCCCACGATCGATGATTACTACGAGCCCTGGACCTATGATTATGAGAAGCTAATAACCGCCAGCGATGATGAGCAACCCATTGCCAAACCCAAATCCCTAATCACGGGTGACTACATGGCGGTGCAGTGGGGACCTAATTGGGACGACGATCTAGCAGGCTCGCCTGACCTGGCGCTCATGGATCCCAACTTGAGCGGTATAGAGGAGGAGATTAAGATAGAATTTGAGAGGGTGTTTATGTTCTACTTGCCTAGGATATGCAACCACTGCCTCAATCCACCCTGCGTGGCTGCATGCCCATCAGGCGCCATCTATAAGCGTGAGGAGGATGGAATAGTGCTCGTGGATCAGGGTAGGTGTAGGGGTTGGAGGTTCTGCGTATCTGCATGCCCATACAAGAAGGTGTACTTTAACTGGAGGACTCATAAGGCTGAGAAGTGCGTATTTTGCTACCCCAGGATTGAGAATGGATTACCCACAGTGTGCGCGGAGACCTGTGTGGGTAGGATAAGGTACATAGGGATCCTGCTCTATGATGCGGACTCCGTACTTAAGGCAGCCTCGGAGCCAGACCCCAAGAAGCTTGTGGATGCCCAATTATCGGTAATAGCGGATCCCTGGGACCCCGAGGTTATTAACAACGCTAGGGAGAACGGCGTTTGGGATGACTGGATAGAAGCTGCCCAGAGATCACCAACCTACAAGTTTGTGAAGAAGTGGAGGATAGCATTTCCACTCCACCCTGAATATAGAACGCTACCCATGGTGTTCTACATACCACCACTAAGCCCCGTTTTAAGGTTATTCAATGGCGAGGATATTGGCGAATTGGCGCCTGAGGATGTCTTCCCAAGGATTGATAAGCTCAGGATACCGATTAAGTACTTGGCGAGCATGTTCACCGCTGGTAATGAGGAATTGGTAAGGATGGCACTTAAGAAGTTAATGGCTGTTAGGATATACATGAGAAGCCTGGAATTGGGAAGCCCCAATGAGGATGCACTTAAGGAGGTTGGACTCACCAGTAAGGATGCCTTGGAAATGCATAAACTCCTGGCCATTGCTAAGTACGAGGATAGGTTCGTAATACCTAAGTCTCACAGGGAGTCCATGGTGAATCCATACACCGAACAGGGCATGTGCGGTTATGAACAATTCAGGGAGGCAGTGCCTGAGACTAGACAAAGCGTTGCATCCAATGGGAGGATAAAAATAAGGATTAGGAGGGATGACTTCAAATGA
- the narI gene encoding respiratory nitrate reductase subunit gamma, which translates to MATVTPLDEVLWVSLPYIVIVVFIAGHVYRYSVDQYLWTSKSSEILEKRWLSLGSQLFHWGILIVILGHIVGLLVPPSVTTAMGVSSEAYHRVAIVLGGASGLVAYVGAWILLLRRTLITRVRRTSDLSDFLILVLIIITMTIGLYNTLYYDVVVAPFPYRSTIGAWVRSVLTLQPNASYMLSVPLSFQLHIVFAYMVFLVWPFTRLVHVWSYPIFYLRRAWVLYRRSRRPEVVVHA; encoded by the coding sequence ATGGCTACGGTGACACCGTTGGATGAGGTTCTTTGGGTTTCATTACCGTACATTGTCATTGTGGTTTTCATAGCGGGTCATGTGTACAGATACTCCGTGGATCAGTACCTATGGACCTCAAAGTCCAGTGAGATCCTGGAGAAGAGATGGCTCAGCCTGGGTAGTCAGTTATTCCACTGGGGTATATTGATAGTAATCCTGGGCCACATAGTGGGGCTGCTGGTGCCACCCAGCGTAACAACAGCCATGGGTGTGAGTAGCGAGGCTTATCACCGTGTTGCCATTGTTCTAGGGGGTGCGTCGGGCCTTGTGGCTTATGTGGGTGCCTGGATCCTACTACTGAGGAGGACCCTCATCACCAGGGTTAGGAGGACCAGCGATTTAAGTGATTTCCTGATTTTAGTGCTCATTATAATAACCATGACCATTGGGTTATACAATACCCTGTATTATGACGTGGTCGTAGCGCCATTCCCCTACAGATCAACCATTGGTGCCTGGGTTAGGTCTGTCCTGACCCTGCAGCCCAACGCCTCGTACATGCTAAGCGTGCCCTTATCATTCCAGTTACATATAGTATTTGCCTACATGGTATTCCTAGTATGGCCATTCACCAGGTTAGTCCATGTGTGGAGTTACCCAATATTCTACTTAAGGAGGGCTTGGGTACTGTACAGGAGGTCTAGGAGGCCCGAGGTGGTTGTACATGCCTAA